In a single window of the Raphanus sativus cultivar WK10039 chromosome 9, ASM80110v3, whole genome shotgun sequence genome:
- the LOC108835586 gene encoding protein MULTIPOLAR SPINDLE 1 isoform X4, which translates to MEKEVAQRKEKEESLRLAIAVSLLRSKIQNRLSSSLCDAPSETDPLRWKQKNRRSSSSTSRGDAPLSESGALRWKHKAKERKKEIIRLQEDLKDAESCDLFPGNASCKCYFFDSLGEWRIGEASERRFNDALRRRFLRIARIRGRRKSTRPSQRLRLSEPEYEEEAEQLRISIDFLLELSRADSNDANFSSWSHQAVDFILASLKKLIWMGRNLELVEESISSMITQLIAAMCTPFKGNEVKQLETSVGFYVQHLIRQLGSDPYIGQRAIFAISQRISILAENILVVDPFDESFSEMDECMFILIQLIEFLICDYLLTWAENEAFETVVFEEWISSVIHARKAVAALEERNGLYLLFMDRVTGELAKRVGQVTSFREVEPAILDKILAYPE; encoded by the exons ATGGAGAAGGAAGTTGCTCAAAGAAAGGAGAAGGAAGAGTCACTGAGACTGGCGATCGCTGTTTCTCTGCTACGATCGAAGATCCAGAACCGTCTATCTTCTTCCCTTTGCGATGCTCCCTCCGAAACCGATCCTCTTCGCTGGAAACAGAAGAACCGTCGATCGTCTTCCTCTACTTCCCGTGGCGATGCTCCTCTCTCCGAAAGCGGTGCTCTTCGCTGGAAGCACAAG GCAaaagagaggaagaaagagaTTATCAGACTACAGGAAGATCTCAAGGATGCTGAAA GTTGTGATTTATTCCCAGGGAATGCTTCTTGCAAGTGTTATTTCTTTGATAGCTTGGGAGAATGGCGGATTGGAGAGGCCTCTGAACGGAGGTTTAACGATGCTCTTCGTCGTAGATTTCTCAGAATAG CAAGGATAAGGGGGAGAAGGAAATCAACTCGACCATCTCAAAGATTGCGACTCTCAG AACCGgaatatgaagaagaagcagagcaGCTAAGgatatctattgattttctcCTGGAACTGTCCCGTGCAGACTCCAAT GACGCTAATTTCAGCAGCTGGTCACATCAGGCTGTAGATTTCATATTAG CTTCGCTGAAGAAGCTGATATGGATGGGGAGAAACTTGGAACTTGTTGAAGAATCTATTAGTTCCATGATTACACAGTTAATCGCAGCAATGTGCACTCCTTTTAAAGGAAATG AGGTGAAACAATTAGAAACTAGTGTTGGGTTTTATGTCCAACATCTGATCCGTCAACTGGGAAGTGATCCATACATTGGACAGCGTGCAATATTTGCTATTTCTCAGAGGATATCCATTTTAGCGGAAAACATACTGGTCGTGGACCCATTTGATGAATCATTTTCAGAGATGGATGAGTGCATGTTTATATT GATACAGCTAATTGAGTTCCTGATATGTGATTATTTGTTAACTTGGGCAGAGAATGAAGCATTTGAGACTG TTGTGTTTGaggagtggatatcatcagTAATCCATGCGAGGAAAGCAGTAGCTGCGTTGGAAGAAAGAAATGGGTTGTATCTTCTTTTCATGGACCGAGTGACAGGGGAATTAGCTAAACGAGTTGGTCAAGTCACATCTTTCCGGGAGGTGGAGCCAGCCATTTTGGACAAAATCTTAGCCTACCCAGAATGA
- the LOC108826884 gene encoding uncharacterized protein LOC108826884 isoform X2 → MDPKEKEDLESLVKARELLSKLQQHIEKGTSGSSADFQNLSKEIQLHLMKTAATAQVPNNSDPNKATSHIKDELDKVFIVEEVGHKCDLCGIDIASDPERPNASLRSLQEACVLDCGHVYHFKCLKGSTLDLDNRSTNPSCIFCTSYS, encoded by the exons ATGGAtccgaaagaaaaagaagaccTAGAAAGTTTAGTTAAGGCTAGAGAGTTGCTCTCGAAGCTTCAACAGCACATTGAGAAAGGCACttctggatcatcagctgattTTCAAAACCTCTCTAAAGAAATCCAACTTCATCTCATGAAGACTGCCGCCACCGCCCAGGTTCCGAATAATTCAGACCCGAATAAAGCGACGTCGCATATAAAAGATG AGCTTGACAAGGTGTTTATTGTTGAGGAAGTTGGACACAAGTGCGACTTATGCGGGATAGACATAGCCTCGGATCCAGAACGGCCTAATGCATCTTTGCGCAGCTTACAAGAGGCGTGCGTGCTTGATTGTGGTCATGTCTACCACTTCAAGTGTTTAAAAGGCTCCACTCTTGATCTTGACAACCGTTCTACTAACCCTTCCTGCATTTTCTGCACCAGCTACTCCTAA
- the LOC108827453 gene encoding F-box protein SKIP1 produces MLVIQKSRNKINGQNMLTRVGKQSFRVNFKFLTEHKDRSCLWCLNTKKREKRNLFLMDAWGGLAPEILTNIISRLTIQERWTGPMFVRKSWLAACRDPYLWSTFDLEKCFESYPESTQWWSSEFERKIDSMVRSVVDWSDGGLTEIRVRHCSDHALSYAADRCPNLESLAVSSSPRVTDASMAKIAFRCRSLKELDISYCHEISHDTLVMIGRNCPNLTTLKRNLMDWSDSSSRHIGSVVPAEYLDACPQDGDTEAEAIGKHMINLERLEIQFSRLSAKGLASVCEGCPKLEYLDLFGCVHLSGRDIANNVSRLKGVKEVKKPDVYVPRSGDVVAQTERYGHWRLYDERFDIQSMRI; encoded by the exons ATGTTAGTGATCCAAAAGTCCAGGAACAAAATCAACGGTCAGAATATGCTCACACGTGTCGGAAAACAATCCTTTCGTGTAAACTTTAAATTCCTTACCGAACACAAAGACCGATCTTGTTTGTGGTGTctgaatacaaaaaaaagagaaaaaagaaacctTTTTCTTATGGACGCTTGGGGAGGATTGGCTCCAGAGATACTCACAAACATCATCTCAAGGCTCACGATTCAGGAGCGATGGACGGGACCGATGTTCGTCAGAAAATCGTGGCTAGCCGCTTGCAGAGATCCGTATCTCTGGTCTACCTTCGATCTGGAGAAATGTTTCGAGTCGTACCCCGAGTCGACTCAGTGGTGGTCCTCTGAGTTCGAGCGGAAGATAGATTCCATGGTCCGATCAGTCGTCGATTGGAGCGACGGAGGTCTCACCGAGATCCGTGTACGCCATTGCAGCGACCACGCTCTCTCTTACGCTGCCGATAG ATGTCCGAATCTCGAGTCTCTCGCGGTTAGTAGCAGTCCTCGCGTGACGGACGCATCTATGGCGAAGATAGCGTTTCGTTGTAGGAGTCTAAAGGAGCTAGATATCAGTTACTGTCACGAGATATCTCACGACACGCTTGTGATGATCGGTAGAAACTGTCCTAACCTCACGACGCTGAAACGCAACCTTATGGATTGGTCTGATTCGTCGTCTCGGCACATCGGCTCTGTTGTTCCTGCAGAGTATTTAGACGCTTGTCCTCAAGACGGAGACACGGAAGCTGAGGCGATCGGGAAACACATGATCAATCTTGAGCGTTTAGAGATTCAGTTCTCTAGATTGTCTGCGAAAGGACTCGCTTCGGTATGTGAGGGTTGTCCGAAGCTGGAGTATTTGGACTTGTTTGGGTGTGTGCATTTGTCAGGGCGTGACATTGCAAACAATGTGTCGAGGCTGAAGGGGGTTAAGGAGGTGAAGAAGCCAGATGTTTATGTGCCGAGGTCGGGGGATGTGGTGGCTCAGACGGAGAGGTACGGACATTGGAGGCTTTATGACGAGAGGTTTGATATACAATCCATGAGGATCTGA
- the LOC108835586 gene encoding protein MULTIPOLAR SPINDLE 1 isoform X3: MEKEVAQRKEKEESLRLAIAVSLLRSKIQNRLSSSLCDAPSETDPLRWKQKNRRSSSSTSRGDAPLSESGALRWKHKAKERKKEIIRLQEDLKDAEILGCDLFPGNASCKCYFFDSLGEWRIGEASERRFNDALRRRFLRIARIRGRRKSTRPSQRLRLSEPEYEEEAEQLRISIDFLLELSRADSNDANFSSWSHQAVDFILASLKKLIWMGRNLELVEESISSMITQLIAAMCTPFKGNEVKQLETSVGFYVQHLIRQLGSDPYIGQRAIFAISQRISILAENILVVDPFDESFSEMDECMFILIQLIEFLICDYLLTWAENEAFETVVFEEWISSVIHARKAVAALEERNGLYLLFMDRVTGELAKRVGQVTSFREVEPAILDKILAYPE, from the exons ATGGAGAAGGAAGTTGCTCAAAGAAAGGAGAAGGAAGAGTCACTGAGACTGGCGATCGCTGTTTCTCTGCTACGATCGAAGATCCAGAACCGTCTATCTTCTTCCCTTTGCGATGCTCCCTCCGAAACCGATCCTCTTCGCTGGAAACAGAAGAACCGTCGATCGTCTTCCTCTACTTCCCGTGGCGATGCTCCTCTCTCCGAAAGCGGTGCTCTTCGCTGGAAGCACAAG GCAaaagagaggaagaaagagaTTATCAGACTACAGGAAGATCTCAAGGATGCTGAAA TTTTAGGTTGTGATTTATTCCCAGGGAATGCTTCTTGCAAGTGTTATTTCTTTGATAGCTTGGGAGAATGGCGGATTGGAGAGGCCTCTGAACGGAGGTTTAACGATGCTCTTCGTCGTAGATTTCTCAGAATAG CAAGGATAAGGGGGAGAAGGAAATCAACTCGACCATCTCAAAGATTGCGACTCTCAG AACCGgaatatgaagaagaagcagagcaGCTAAGgatatctattgattttctcCTGGAACTGTCCCGTGCAGACTCCAAT GACGCTAATTTCAGCAGCTGGTCACATCAGGCTGTAGATTTCATATTAG CTTCGCTGAAGAAGCTGATATGGATGGGGAGAAACTTGGAACTTGTTGAAGAATCTATTAGTTCCATGATTACACAGTTAATCGCAGCAATGTGCACTCCTTTTAAAGGAAATG AGGTGAAACAATTAGAAACTAGTGTTGGGTTTTATGTCCAACATCTGATCCGTCAACTGGGAAGTGATCCATACATTGGACAGCGTGCAATATTTGCTATTTCTCAGAGGATATCCATTTTAGCGGAAAACATACTGGTCGTGGACCCATTTGATGAATCATTTTCAGAGATGGATGAGTGCATGTTTATATT GATACAGCTAATTGAGTTCCTGATATGTGATTATTTGTTAACTTGGGCAGAGAATGAAGCATTTGAGACTG TTGTGTTTGaggagtggatatcatcagTAATCCATGCGAGGAAAGCAGTAGCTGCGTTGGAAGAAAGAAATGGGTTGTATCTTCTTTTCATGGACCGAGTGACAGGGGAATTAGCTAAACGAGTTGGTCAAGTCACATCTTTCCGGGAGGTGGAGCCAGCCATTTTGGACAAAATCTTAGCCTACCCAGAATGA
- the LOC108826883 gene encoding probable myosin-binding protein 6 has protein sequence MVERTMSLGIGPNGESSGVRETMWAQQELLSKINQELDAEREASSSAASEALSMILRLQGEKAALEMEASQYKRMAEEKMCHAETSLALFEDLIYQKEMEIASLEFQVQAYRCKLLSLGCSDPAVVENRFPENLIFFGDTSRLNQKRKMKRNLSNPFDGMTSERRVLLSDNEGFEEEKKGVESSLSSPGEEDLSTYWEQIRRIDDHVREISESRDVPKESKWPLIKRESVSHALVSQVSNTILESAKSDVSNIMEMMKNPDKVSAVKDESPNVQDIFEVPSTTKESLFIISQEESQQIRGKIVSKPPRDTSIKAEHMSLLKEIREQLNGMQSEMRILRSELHLTTPPVSSHREDDGILNSVQEAMIHFWL, from the exons ATGGTGGAGAGAACGATGAGTTTAGGGATCGGACCCAACGGAGAATCCTCCGGCGTTAGAGAGACCATGTGGGCGCAGCAAGAGCTTCTTTCGAAAATCAACCAAGAACTCGACGCCGAACGCGAAGCCTCCTCCTCCGCTGCTTCGGAGGCCCTGTCGATGATTCTACGTCTTCAGGGGGAGAAAGCAGCGCTGGAGATGGAGGCCAGTCAGTACAAGAGAATGGCCGAGGAGAAGATGTGCCACGCGGAGACCTCTCTGGCTCTCTTCGAAGATCTGATTTACCAGAAGGAGATGGAGATCGCGTCTCTCGAGTTTCAGGTTCAGGCTTACCGTTGCAAACTACTCAGCCTCGGTTGCTCTGATCCCGCCGTGGTGGAGAACAGGTTCCCCGAGAATCTCATCTTCTTTGGTGACACTTCTCGTCTCAACCAAAAGAGAAAGATGAAACGCAACCTTTCG AACCCGTTCGATGGCATGACAAGTGAAAGAAGAGTACTCTTGTCTGATAACGAAGGCTttgaggaggagaagaaaggtGTCGAGAGTTCATTATCATCACCAGGCGAAGAAGACTTGAGCACTTATTGGGAACAGATCAGGAGAATAGACGATCATGTCCGAGAGATTTCAGAGTCGAGAGATGTTCCCAAGGAATCCAAATGGCCTTTGATCAAGCGTGAGTCTGTGTCGCATGCGTTGGTATCACAGGTCAGCAATACTATACTCGAGTCAGCCAAGAGTGACGTCAGCAATATAATGGAGATGATGAAGAACCCTGATAAAGTCTCTGCCGTCAAAGATGAGTCTCCTAATGTTCAGGACATCTTTGAGGTTCCGAGTACGACGAAGGAGAGCCTTTTTATCATCTCGCAGGAAGAATCACAACAGATCAGAGGCAAGATTGTGAGTAAGCCGCCGAGAGATACGAGTATCAAGGCGGAACATATGAGTTTGCTTAAGGAGATTCGAGAACAGCTCAATGGAATGCAGTCAGAGATGAGAATCTTGAGATCAGAACTGCATCTAACTACTCCACCTGTGTCCTCTCATCGCGAGGATGATGGAATCCTTAACTCAGTTCAAGAG GCCATGATTCACTTCTGGCTTTAG
- the LOC108835586 gene encoding protein MULTIPOLAR SPINDLE 1 isoform X2: MEKEVAQRKEKEESLRLAIAVSLLRSKIQNRLSSSLCDAPSETDPLRWKQKNRRSSSSTSRGDAPLSESGALRWKHKAKERKKEIIRLQEDLKDAESCDLFPGNASCKCYFFDSLGEWRIGEASERRFNDALRRRFLRIACVVLARIRGRRKSTRPSQRLRLSEPEYEEEAEQLRISIDFLLELSRADSNDANFSSWSHQAVDFILASLKKLIWMGRNLELVEESISSMITQLIAAMCTPFKGNEVKQLETSVGFYVQHLIRQLGSDPYIGQRAIFAISQRISILAENILVVDPFDESFSEMDECMFILIQLIEFLICDYLLTWAENEAFETVVFEEWISSVIHARKAVAALEERNGLYLLFMDRVTGELAKRVGQVTSFREVEPAILDKILAYPE, translated from the exons ATGGAGAAGGAAGTTGCTCAAAGAAAGGAGAAGGAAGAGTCACTGAGACTGGCGATCGCTGTTTCTCTGCTACGATCGAAGATCCAGAACCGTCTATCTTCTTCCCTTTGCGATGCTCCCTCCGAAACCGATCCTCTTCGCTGGAAACAGAAGAACCGTCGATCGTCTTCCTCTACTTCCCGTGGCGATGCTCCTCTCTCCGAAAGCGGTGCTCTTCGCTGGAAGCACAAG GCAaaagagaggaagaaagagaTTATCAGACTACAGGAAGATCTCAAGGATGCTGAAA GTTGTGATTTATTCCCAGGGAATGCTTCTTGCAAGTGTTATTTCTTTGATAGCTTGGGAGAATGGCGGATTGGAGAGGCCTCTGAACGGAGGTTTAACGATGCTCTTCGTCGTAGATTTCTCAGAATAG CTTGTGTTGTCCTAGCAAGGATAAGGGGGAGAAGGAAATCAACTCGACCATCTCAAAGATTGCGACTCTCAG AACCGgaatatgaagaagaagcagagcaGCTAAGgatatctattgattttctcCTGGAACTGTCCCGTGCAGACTCCAAT GACGCTAATTTCAGCAGCTGGTCACATCAGGCTGTAGATTTCATATTAG CTTCGCTGAAGAAGCTGATATGGATGGGGAGAAACTTGGAACTTGTTGAAGAATCTATTAGTTCCATGATTACACAGTTAATCGCAGCAATGTGCACTCCTTTTAAAGGAAATG AGGTGAAACAATTAGAAACTAGTGTTGGGTTTTATGTCCAACATCTGATCCGTCAACTGGGAAGTGATCCATACATTGGACAGCGTGCAATATTTGCTATTTCTCAGAGGATATCCATTTTAGCGGAAAACATACTGGTCGTGGACCCATTTGATGAATCATTTTCAGAGATGGATGAGTGCATGTTTATATT GATACAGCTAATTGAGTTCCTGATATGTGATTATTTGTTAACTTGGGCAGAGAATGAAGCATTTGAGACTG TTGTGTTTGaggagtggatatcatcagTAATCCATGCGAGGAAAGCAGTAGCTGCGTTGGAAGAAAGAAATGGGTTGTATCTTCTTTTCATGGACCGAGTGACAGGGGAATTAGCTAAACGAGTTGGTCAAGTCACATCTTTCCGGGAGGTGGAGCCAGCCATTTTGGACAAAATCTTAGCCTACCCAGAATGA
- the LOC108835588 gene encoding uncharacterized protein LOC108835588, with translation MAMYIRVKRMKATYFIQCDPTETVLDVKKKLFALIEQPVTNQRLILFSTEEVLEDSKSLAEQMVENDAVVALTLRKDDNEFEDVDIAQPADFAIS, from the exons ATG GCAATGTATATTCGTGTGAAGCGCATGAAAGCCACTTACTTTATCCAATGCGATCCGACAGAGACTGTTCTGGATGTTAAGAAAAAACTGTTTGCCCTCATTGAGCAACCAGTTACCAATCAGCGGCTTATCTTGTTTTCTACTGAAGAAGTATTAGAGGATTCGAAATCTCTAGCGGAGCAGATG GTTGAGAATGATGCAGTAGTGGCTCTGACTTTGAGGAAAG ATGATAACGAGTTTGAGGATGTTGACATTGCACAGCCCGCCGACTTTGCAATCTCATGA
- the LOC108826884 gene encoding uncharacterized protein LOC108826884 isoform X1 has translation MHRFRVLNVPNPKLEYVLNMDPKEKEDLESLVKARELLSKLQQHIEKGTSGSSADFQNLSKEIQLHLMKTAATAQVPNNSDPNKATSHIKDELDKVFIVEEVGHKCDLCGIDIASDPERPNASLRSLQEACVLDCGHVYHFKCLKGSTLDLDNRSTNPSCIFCTSYS, from the exons ATGCATCGATTCCGTGTGTTGAACGTCCCTAACCCTAAATT GGAATACGTACTTAACATGGAtccgaaagaaaaagaagaccTAGAAAGTTTAGTTAAGGCTAGAGAGTTGCTCTCGAAGCTTCAACAGCACATTGAGAAAGGCACttctggatcatcagctgattTTCAAAACCTCTCTAAAGAAATCCAACTTCATCTCATGAAGACTGCCGCCACCGCCCAGGTTCCGAATAATTCAGACCCGAATAAAGCGACGTCGCATATAAAAGATG AGCTTGACAAGGTGTTTATTGTTGAGGAAGTTGGACACAAGTGCGACTTATGCGGGATAGACATAGCCTCGGATCCAGAACGGCCTAATGCATCTTTGCGCAGCTTACAAGAGGCGTGCGTGCTTGATTGTGGTCATGTCTACCACTTCAAGTGTTTAAAAGGCTCCACTCTTGATCTTGACAACCGTTCTACTAACCCTTCCTGCATTTTCTGCACCAGCTACTCCTAA
- the LOC108835584 gene encoding uncharacterized protein LOC108835584 yields MMCPSFLLLCPSLTSPLPLILDIQHHQTQNLPLSLSLFSFLLSRAYPTPSLSLFSFFDSVTTNYTSCVHLMRRTSPNPNPFEDPKLRLNHHSLMQDYQELHMDTEAMRQKLQSMRERKSILMGEVRFLRRRYRHLRQDQPVMQSPDVKKGRGRSNGGKKSKTQVSPNKRSEAETKHVSLPDLNHSVNETKTTFGKRVPLFDLNQISGEELEEREAMNNERTRVEESNRLSSIEMQLQQQQKEMKLSSCRNGGNGSNKRKVSWHDPAAAALRV; encoded by the exons atgaTGTGTCCTTCTTTTCTGCTTCTTTGTCCTTCTCTGACTTCTCCTCTCCCTTTGATACTAGATATACAACACCACCAAACCCAGAACcttcctctctctctatctctcttctcATTCCTTCTTTCAAGAGCTTATCCAACTCCATCTCTCTCCCTCTTTTCCTTCTTTGATTCTGTAACTACTAACTACACATCTTGCGTTCATCTGATGAGGCGAACTTCTCCCAACCCTAACCCTTTTGAGGATCCGAAGTTGAGACTTAACCATCATAGCCTTATGCAAGATTATCAAGAACTGCACATG gatactgAAGCAATGAGACAGAAGTTACAGAGTATGCGAGAGAGAAAGTCAATACTAATGGGCGAAGTCCG ATTTCTTCGGCGGAGATACAGACATTTGAGACAAGACCAGCCTGTTATGCAGTCACCAGATGTTAAAAAGGGCAGAGGAAGATCAAATGGTGGGAAGAAGAGTAAAACGCAAGTGTCTCCTAACAAGAGAAGTGAAGCAGAAACCAAACATGTTTCACTTCCCGACTTAAACCACTCGGTAAACGAAACCAAAACCACTTTTGGGAAGAGAGTTCCGTTGTTCGATCTAAACCAGATATCT GGAGAAGAATTGGAAGAAAGAGAAGCAATGAACAACGAGAGAACGAGAGTGGAAGAAAGTAATAGACTGAGCAGCATCGAGATGCagctgcagcagcagcagaaaGAGATGAAGCTATCGTCTTGCAGGAACGGAGGAAACGGATCAAATAAGAGGAAAGTTTCGTGGCACGATCCTGCTGCAGCAGCTCTCAGAGTCTAG
- the LOC108835586 gene encoding protein MULTIPOLAR SPINDLE 1 isoform X1 produces the protein MEKEVAQRKEKEESLRLAIAVSLLRSKIQNRLSSSLCDAPSETDPLRWKQKNRRSSSSTSRGDAPLSESGALRWKHKAKERKKEIIRLQEDLKDAEILGCDLFPGNASCKCYFFDSLGEWRIGEASERRFNDALRRRFLRIACVVLARIRGRRKSTRPSQRLRLSEPEYEEEAEQLRISIDFLLELSRADSNDANFSSWSHQAVDFILASLKKLIWMGRNLELVEESISSMITQLIAAMCTPFKGNEVKQLETSVGFYVQHLIRQLGSDPYIGQRAIFAISQRISILAENILVVDPFDESFSEMDECMFILIQLIEFLICDYLLTWAENEAFETVVFEEWISSVIHARKAVAALEERNGLYLLFMDRVTGELAKRVGQVTSFREVEPAILDKILAYPE, from the exons ATGGAGAAGGAAGTTGCTCAAAGAAAGGAGAAGGAAGAGTCACTGAGACTGGCGATCGCTGTTTCTCTGCTACGATCGAAGATCCAGAACCGTCTATCTTCTTCCCTTTGCGATGCTCCCTCCGAAACCGATCCTCTTCGCTGGAAACAGAAGAACCGTCGATCGTCTTCCTCTACTTCCCGTGGCGATGCTCCTCTCTCCGAAAGCGGTGCTCTTCGCTGGAAGCACAAG GCAaaagagaggaagaaagagaTTATCAGACTACAGGAAGATCTCAAGGATGCTGAAA TTTTAGGTTGTGATTTATTCCCAGGGAATGCTTCTTGCAAGTGTTATTTCTTTGATAGCTTGGGAGAATGGCGGATTGGAGAGGCCTCTGAACGGAGGTTTAACGATGCTCTTCGTCGTAGATTTCTCAGAATAG CTTGTGTTGTCCTAGCAAGGATAAGGGGGAGAAGGAAATCAACTCGACCATCTCAAAGATTGCGACTCTCAG AACCGgaatatgaagaagaagcagagcaGCTAAGgatatctattgattttctcCTGGAACTGTCCCGTGCAGACTCCAAT GACGCTAATTTCAGCAGCTGGTCACATCAGGCTGTAGATTTCATATTAG CTTCGCTGAAGAAGCTGATATGGATGGGGAGAAACTTGGAACTTGTTGAAGAATCTATTAGTTCCATGATTACACAGTTAATCGCAGCAATGTGCACTCCTTTTAAAGGAAATG AGGTGAAACAATTAGAAACTAGTGTTGGGTTTTATGTCCAACATCTGATCCGTCAACTGGGAAGTGATCCATACATTGGACAGCGTGCAATATTTGCTATTTCTCAGAGGATATCCATTTTAGCGGAAAACATACTGGTCGTGGACCCATTTGATGAATCATTTTCAGAGATGGATGAGTGCATGTTTATATT GATACAGCTAATTGAGTTCCTGATATGTGATTATTTGTTAACTTGGGCAGAGAATGAAGCATTTGAGACTG TTGTGTTTGaggagtggatatcatcagTAATCCATGCGAGGAAAGCAGTAGCTGCGTTGGAAGAAAGAAATGGGTTGTATCTTCTTTTCATGGACCGAGTGACAGGGGAATTAGCTAAACGAGTTGGTCAAGTCACATCTTTCCGGGAGGTGGAGCCAGCCATTTTGGACAAAATCTTAGCCTACCCAGAATGA